A region of Fibrobacterota bacterium DNA encodes the following proteins:
- a CDS encoding VWA domain-containing protein, producing MEIRYGQALPDPEGGEGEGQDGADLVDLFSQLFLRSNGDARQALEWLRRIAERQGWLGRERTFEDMLDELEEKGVIKRDHGDFSITPAGDRAVRESVFERVFKGLGKSFRGGHNTGKLGKGGERQAETRPYAFGDELADLDFSETLKNGLRRGAEEGAGSSLPDAWSGLPSEGLSEEDFEVHEREQLASCSTVLMIDISHSMILYGEDRITPAKMVAMSLAEFIKRNYPRDTLDVITFGDEAKEIPADKIAHVAVGPYHTNTCDGLRLAQNLLRKRKNSNKQIFMVTDGKPSAVFDRGRLYRNSFGLDPLVLQKTFAEGRACRKNKIRVCTFMIAKDPYLVEFVEEFSQVSGGQAFYTGLDGLGEFIFVDYAAHRRGKIR from the coding sequence ATGGAGATCCGCTATGGCCAAGCCCTACCGGATCCGGAGGGCGGAGAAGGCGAAGGCCAGGACGGGGCCGACCTGGTCGATCTGTTCTCGCAGCTTTTCCTGCGGAGCAACGGCGACGCGCGGCAGGCCTTGGAGTGGCTGCGTCGCATCGCCGAACGGCAGGGCTGGCTGGGTCGCGAGCGTACCTTCGAGGACATGCTCGACGAGCTCGAAGAGAAGGGCGTCATCAAGCGCGATCACGGCGATTTCAGTATTACCCCGGCGGGAGACCGGGCGGTGCGGGAATCGGTGTTCGAAAGGGTTTTCAAGGGCTTGGGCAAGAGCTTCCGCGGCGGCCATAACACGGGTAAGCTGGGGAAGGGAGGCGAGCGGCAGGCGGAGACCCGTCCTTACGCATTCGGGGACGAGCTGGCCGATCTGGATTTTTCGGAAACCCTGAAGAATGGTTTGCGGCGGGGCGCCGAGGAGGGCGCGGGATCCTCTCTGCCGGACGCATGGTCCGGGCTACCGTCGGAGGGGCTCTCGGAAGAGGATTTCGAAGTCCATGAACGCGAGCAACTCGCCAGTTGCTCCACCGTACTGATGATCGACATCAGCCATAGCATGATCCTCTATGGCGAGGATCGCATCACCCCGGCTAAGATGGTGGCCATGTCCCTGGCCGAATTCATCAAACGCAATTACCCCCGCGATACCCTCGACGTGATCACCTTCGGCGACGAAGCCAAGGAAATCCCGGCGGACAAGATTGCCCACGTGGCGGTGGGGCCTTACCATACCAATACCTGCGACGGCCTGCGGTTGGCGCAAAACCTGTTGCGCAAACGAAAGAATTCCAACAAGCAGATATTCATGGTGACCGACGGCAAGCCCTCGGCGGTATTCGACCGGGGCCGCCTCTACCGCAATTCCTTCGGGCTCGATCCCCTGGTCTTGCAGAAGACATTCGCCGAAGGCCGCGCCTGCCGTAAGAACAAGATCCGCGTATGCACCTTCATGATCGCCAAGGATCCTTACCTGGTGGAATTCGTGGAGGAATTCAGCCAGGTATCCGGCGGGCAGGCGTTTTATACGGGCCTGGACGGACTAGGCGAATTCATCTTCGTGGACTACGCCGCCCATCGCCGCGGAAAGATCCGATAG
- a CDS encoding YdcF family protein — translation MPIRPRTPPRARSELLRHWTLWVWFAGAVFLSVGGVCLWRSGRWLVHEDAFDHVKWALVLAGESRDCERTDAAIRLFQEGKVDTLILSGCRIFKNRYQSEFMSEYAVQQGVPRERVFEFRQDTYSTQQEARQLVRQFRLQNLDTVLVVTSSFHTARTRRIFRKLAQGYPVVLLASADYHLYDPNAWWSNRESRKLWFNEWIKTFFTAYELWSEKPELGKAEYQGLTPDPSATSAGFAMPAAAVEKASHATADSAARAAAEKPTGKDAPKEGAGDSLKAERRGIEGTDSTRVRKDSAQGASKDTLGAEGTRTGEAVRTGMETQRTENQRTESKATPAATATPASTVSAREAAKETEAKKAPAHAAKKPTASGSKTQPKHEEKKPEKSKKKS, via the coding sequence TTGCCCATAAGGCCACGTACCCCGCCCAGAGCCCGTTCCGAACTGTTGCGGCACTGGACCCTATGGGTCTGGTTCGCCGGAGCCGTGTTCTTGAGCGTGGGCGGGGTTTGCCTCTGGCGTTCGGGCCGTTGGCTGGTCCACGAGGACGCCTTCGACCACGTCAAATGGGCCCTGGTTCTGGCAGGAGAATCCCGGGATTGCGAACGGACCGATGCCGCCATCCGGCTTTTCCAGGAAGGCAAGGTGGACACCCTTATCCTTTCCGGCTGCCGCATTTTCAAGAACCGCTACCAAAGCGAATTCATGTCCGAGTACGCGGTGCAACAGGGCGTTCCCCGCGAACGCGTTTTCGAATTCCGCCAGGATACCTATTCCACCCAGCAGGAAGCCCGCCAGTTGGTGCGCCAGTTCCGCTTGCAGAATCTGGATACCGTACTCGTGGTCACCTCCAGCTTCCACACCGCCCGCACCCGCCGGATCTTCCGCAAGCTGGCCCAAGGCTATCCGGTGGTGCTGTTGGCTTCCGCCGACTACCACCTTTATGACCCCAATGCGTGGTGGTCGAACCGCGAAAGCCGGAAGCTCTGGTTCAACGAATGGATCAAGACATTCTTCACGGCCTACGAGCTATGGAGCGAGAAGCCGGAATTGGGAAAAGCGGAATACCAGGGCCTGACTCCGGATCCGTCGGCCACCTCGGCGGGTTTCGCGATGCCCGCGGCCGCCGTCGAAAAAGCGTCCCACGCGACTGCGGATAGCGCTGCCCGCGCTGCCGCGGAAAAACCGACTGGTAAGGATGCCCCCAAAGAAGGGGCGGGGGATAGCCTGAAGGCGGAGCGTCGCGGGATCGAAGGTACCGATTCCACCCGGGTCCGCAAGGATTCGGCGCAAGGGGCCTCCAAAGATACCTTAGGCGCCGAAGGGACGCGGACCGGCGAAGCCGTCAGGACCGGGATGGAAACCCAGCGGACGGAAAACCAGCGGACGGAAAGCAAAGCGACCCCTGCGGCCACGGCGACTCCCGCTTCAACGGTATCGGCCCGCGAAGCCGCCAAGGAAACGGAGGCTAAAAAGGCGCCGGCCCATGCCGCCAAAAAACCCACGGCTTCCGGATCGAAAACCCAGCCTAAGCACGAAGAGAAAAAGCCGGAAAAATCCAAGAAGAAGAGCTGA
- a CDS encoding sulfate/molybdate ABC transporter ATP-binding protein, whose amino-acid sequence MQISIRNVVKRFEGTQALNSVSLEVPDGELVALLGPSGCGKTTLLRIIAGLETPDEGEVLFGETDSASLNVRDRGVGFVFQHYALFKHMTVTENIAFPLMIQKRPKAEIERRVDELLDLIQLRGIGKRFPSQLSGGQKQRVALARALAARPRVMLLDEPFGALDAQVRQDLRRWLRNLHDELKMTSVFVTHDQDEAFEVADRVVIMNRGRVEQIGSPEEIFHHPANGFVMNFLGNVNIFHSRIEHGGGMGQLDLVRPGQAPADSGATSVYVRPHELTLHREREGSNPIEGRVIHVRTIGLSVRVSLATVTGPEIQVELPQAEFQTLGLRKGDTAFAVPKGAKVFNDDYTI is encoded by the coding sequence ATGCAGATTTCCATCCGCAACGTGGTCAAACGGTTCGAGGGCACCCAGGCCCTGAACTCGGTTTCCTTGGAAGTACCGGACGGCGAGTTGGTGGCTCTTCTGGGCCCCTCGGGCTGCGGTAAAACCACCTTGCTCCGGATCATCGCGGGACTGGAGACGCCGGACGAGGGCGAAGTATTGTTCGGCGAGACCGATTCGGCCAGCCTCAACGTGCGCGATCGCGGGGTGGGATTCGTCTTCCAGCATTACGCCCTTTTCAAGCACATGACGGTGACGGAGAACATCGCGTTCCCGCTCATGATCCAGAAGCGGCCCAAGGCGGAGATCGAGCGGCGCGTGGACGAATTGCTCGACCTGATCCAATTGCGCGGGATCGGCAAGCGCTTTCCCTCTCAGCTTTCGGGCGGGCAAAAGCAGCGCGTGGCGCTGGCCCGCGCGTTGGCCGCGCGCCCGCGGGTGATGCTGCTGGACGAGCCCTTCGGCGCTTTGGATGCGCAGGTGCGTCAGGATCTGCGCCGCTGGTTGCGCAACCTTCACGATGAGCTGAAGATGACCAGCGTGTTCGTGACCCATGATCAGGACGAGGCTTTCGAAGTGGCCGACCGCGTGGTGATCATGAACCGTGGACGGGTGGAGCAGATCGGTTCCCCCGAGGAAATCTTCCACCATCCCGCCAACGGCTTCGTGATGAACTTCCTCGGGAACGTGAACATCTTCCATAGCCGCATCGAACATGGGGGCGGAATGGGCCAATTGGATCTGGTTCGGCCGGGACAAGCCCCGGCGGATAGCGGCGCCACTTCCGTATACGTCCGCCCGCATGAACTCACCTTGCATCGCGAACGCGAAGGGTCCAACCCCATCGAGGGCCGGGTGATCCACGTGCGCACCATCGGCCTTTCCGTGCGCGTCAGCCTGGCCACCGTAACCGGTCCCGAAATCCAGGTCGAACTTCCCCAGGCCGAGTTCCAAACCCTGGGACTACGTAAAGGGGACACCGCTTTCGCCGTGCCGAAGGGGGCCAAGGTGTTCAACGATGACTATACGATTTGA
- a CDS encoding D-alanine--D-alanine ligase, which produces MASKQTVGVLMGGISPEHPVSLVSGTGMLKNLDGARYAGFPILISRDNEWIWPEPKDGAGNYGIDSPEKAAACLAAPPAGWHRVRFPRFESYPRCDVMLIGLHGVGGEDGRLQAFFELSGQAYTGSGSLGSALAMDKITAKRLYQAAGIPTARYRVLEKSDLAGKLPSVRASLEKEFGYPLVIKHPLGGSSIGMGIARDAAGLEKLLESLGADAERLLAEEFIAGREGTCGVLANFQPLAPTEIRPVKDGYFNFEAKYQPGRTEEITPAQFPAEIIARMQSIARKAHEILQLSVYSRTDFIYAENRPGPDNLFVLETNNLPGFTPTSLLPQAAAHAGLSYSGLLTKVIEESLARKR; this is translated from the coding sequence ATGGCCTCGAAGCAAACAGTCGGCGTTTTGATGGGCGGCATTTCGCCCGAGCATCCCGTCTCCCTGGTATCGGGAACCGGGATGCTCAAGAATCTGGACGGCGCCCGCTACGCCGGTTTCCCCATCCTCATCTCCCGGGACAACGAGTGGATCTGGCCCGAGCCCAAGGACGGGGCCGGGAATTACGGCATCGATTCGCCCGAGAAGGCCGCCGCCTGCCTGGCCGCGCCGCCCGCGGGGTGGCATCGCGTGCGGTTCCCGCGGTTCGAATCCTATCCTCGCTGCGACGTCATGTTGATCGGCTTGCACGGCGTGGGCGGCGAAGACGGCCGCTTGCAGGCGTTTTTCGAATTGTCGGGCCAAGCCTATACCGGAAGCGGCAGCCTAGGTTCGGCCCTGGCGATGGACAAAATCACCGCCAAGCGGCTTTATCAGGCCGCGGGCATCCCCACCGCGCGATATCGCGTACTGGAGAAATCCGATTTGGCCGGGAAGCTTCCCTCCGTGCGGGCGTCGCTCGAGAAGGAATTCGGATATCCCCTCGTGATCAAGCATCCCCTGGGCGGTTCGAGCATCGGCATGGGCATCGCCCGCGACGCGGCCGGATTGGAAAAACTGCTGGAAAGCCTGGGCGCCGATGCCGAACGCCTTTTGGCGGAGGAGTTCATCGCGGGCCGCGAAGGCACCTGCGGGGTGCTCGCCAATTTCCAGCCCTTGGCCCCCACGGAAATCCGCCCGGTCAAGGATGGCTATTTCAATTTCGAAGCCAAATACCAACCCGGCCGCACGGAGGAGATTACGCCGGCGCAGTTCCCGGCCGAAATCATCGCACGCATGCAGTCCATCGCCCGCAAGGCCCATGAGATCCTGCAACTCTCCGTCTATAGCCGAACGGATTTCATCTACGCGGAAAACCGCCCGGGCCCGGACAACCTCTTCGTGCTGGAAACCAATAACCTGCCCGGGTTCACCCCCACTTCGCTATTGCCCCAGGCCGCCGCCCATGCCGGCTTGAGTTACTCCGGCTTGTTGACCAAGGTCATCGAAGAGAGCTTGGCGCGGAAGCGTTAG
- the tsaB gene encoding tRNA (adenosine(37)-N6)-threonylcarbamoyltransferase complex dimerization subunit type 1 TsaB yields the protein MPAPLLILDLSSALYVGLWDGSRVAASRIRPQGTRGENAHALIDECLGEAGMAPGDLAALGVGVGPGSFTGIRVCGALAQGLAFPRRLPLYPFSSLAAVETCLPPDRPGASAIAANAGKWYVRIRGGEEALLSTDELLGLGSPDAALAISGSIPERERLEAAFGLVLAAEERLDFGRLAALALAAAPAPAGTLRPNYLAASAAEDKLKAGLLGVKAGKRGPGPGGETSP from the coding sequence ATGCCGGCGCCACTGCTCATCCTCGATCTTTCCTCTGCCTTATACGTGGGGCTGTGGGACGGATCGCGCGTTGCCGCCTCCCGCATCCGTCCCCAAGGGACCCGCGGCGAGAATGCCCATGCCCTCATCGATGAATGCCTGGGGGAAGCGGGAATGGCGCCCGGCGATTTGGCCGCCTTGGGAGTGGGCGTCGGGCCCGGAAGCTTCACGGGCATCCGCGTATGCGGCGCATTGGCCCAGGGCCTGGCTTTCCCGCGACGGCTGCCCTTGTATCCCTTCTCCTCCTTGGCCGCCGTGGAAACCTGCCTGCCTCCGGATCGGCCGGGCGCATCCGCCATCGCGGCCAATGCGGGCAAATGGTACGTCCGGATCCGGGGCGGGGAAGAGGCTTTGCTCTCCACGGACGAATTATTGGGCCTGGGAAGCCCGGACGCAGCCCTGGCGATCTCCGGATCGATACCGGAGCGCGAGCGCCTGGAAGCCGCGTTCGGCCTGGTGCTGGCGGCCGAAGAACGCTTGGACTTCGGGCGCCTGGCGGCATTGGCGTTGGCCGCCGCGCCGGCTCCCGCGGGGACCCTGCGCCCCAATTATCTGGCCGCTTCGGCAGCCGAGGACAAGCTGAAGGCGGGGCTGTTGGGCGTGAAGGCCGGAAAAAGGGGACCGGGCCCCGGAGGGGAAACGTCCCCGTGA
- a CDS encoding prepilin peptidase, producing the protein MENLLVPLPPPILILLAGIFGLMAGSFFNVVIYRMPRGESVVWPPSKCQSCGYRIPSYLNIPVFAWIFLGGKCKSCRAPISAQYPLIEALTGLVAAALAGFFVYALPDSDLDFRIGFSYLVLASIPIFVIDFRHFLIPDMLTYPGIVLGLGISFLPGGIGLMQSLIGAAGAGGLLWFIGFAASLVLKKEAMGLGDVKLVAMTGALFGIKTALFGLIFASVLGCLVGVPMLWLRRLNESRHIPFGPYICVGTALAAFFAAPVLAWYLNLVMPR; encoded by the coding sequence ATGGAAAACCTGCTGGTCCCTCTCCCCCCTCCCATCCTCATCCTCCTCGCGGGCATTTTCGGTCTCATGGCCGGCTCATTCTTCAACGTCGTCATTTACCGCATGCCTCGCGGCGAATCGGTGGTTTGGCCGCCCTCCAAGTGCCAAAGTTGCGGATACCGCATCCCCTCCTATCTGAACATCCCGGTGTTCGCATGGATATTCCTGGGCGGCAAATGCAAATCCTGTCGAGCCCCTATCAGCGCCCAGTACCCGCTCATCGAGGCCCTCACGGGCCTGGTGGCCGCCGCCCTGGCCGGCTTCTTCGTCTATGCGCTTCCCGACTCCGACCTGGATTTCCGGATCGGATTCTCATACCTGGTGCTCGCCTCCATCCCCATCTTCGTGATCGATTTCCGCCACTTCCTCATCCCCGACATGCTGACCTATCCCGGCATCGTTCTGGGCCTTGGAATAAGCTTTCTCCCCGGCGGCATCGGCCTGATGCAAAGCCTGATCGGGGCGGCCGGCGCCGGCGGCCTCCTTTGGTTCATCGGATTCGCGGCCTCGCTCGTCCTGAAAAAAGAAGCCATGGGATTGGGGGACGTTAAGTTGGTGGCTATGACGGGGGCGCTGTTCGGGATCAAAACCGCCTTGTTCGGGCTCATCTTCGCTTCGGTTTTGGGATGCCTGGTCGGCGTTCCCATGCTTTGGCTGCGCCGTCTCAACGAAAGCCGGCATATCCCTTTCGGCCCGTACATCTGCGTGGGGACGGCCCTGGCGGCCTTCTTCGCCGCTCCCGTCCTCGCTTGGTATTTGAATCTGGTTATGCCGCGCTAG
- a CDS encoding diguanylate cyclase, which yields MLFGNRGWQATAAYSFLIALALGGLYLSVHYAPWAAFPIGAALAALAIWLHRKGGDFLVELQIHSLKQKRLEAKAWYFESVITNSGNIIFTTDVEHRILKFNRGSERAFGISQTDVLGKEVHALFASPVEISALLARVDEHGSAEAPELLIKQTDSGEEIWISLSVTRMLNRDKEVIGEVFNCSNITKRKQLESQLHEKNEQLLRLVITDSLTGLYNVRHLNAELGRLIRAQKRFPNRPISIALIDVDKFKVYNDSKGHQAGDHLLVMLGNIFTSEIRAEMDSAYRYGGDEFVLLLPDTKIDGAKVICDRILNAFRRLHAEPTSLSIGISQYLPGDENKETAHVVKEFLQRADEAMYAVKCKGGDAIGTESVKADGIRERG from the coding sequence ATGCTATTCGGGAATCGGGGCTGGCAAGCCACCGCTGCATATTCGTTCCTCATCGCGCTCGCCTTAGGCGGCCTTTATCTTTCCGTGCATTACGCCCCATGGGCGGCCTTCCCCATCGGAGCCGCCCTGGCCGCCTTGGCGATATGGCTGCACCGTAAGGGCGGCGATTTCCTGGTCGAACTGCAGATCCATTCGCTCAAGCAAAAACGGCTGGAGGCCAAGGCCTGGTATTTCGAGTCCGTCATCACCAATTCGGGGAACATCATTTTCACCACCGACGTCGAGCACCGCATCCTCAAGTTCAATCGGGGTTCGGAGCGTGCCTTCGGGATCTCGCAGACCGATGTGCTGGGGAAGGAAGTCCACGCCTTGTTCGCGAGTCCCGTGGAAATCTCCGCCTTGCTGGCGCGCGTGGACGAACACGGCTCGGCCGAAGCGCCCGAATTGCTCATCAAGCAGACCGATTCCGGAGAAGAGATCTGGATCTCCCTCAGCGTGACCCGCATGCTCAACCGGGACAAAGAGGTGATCGGCGAGGTTTTCAACTGCAGCAATATCACCAAGCGCAAGCAACTGGAAAGCCAGTTGCACGAGAAGAACGAACAATTGCTGCGCCTCGTGATCACGGACAGCCTCACCGGCCTATACAACGTGAGGCATTTGAATGCGGAGCTGGGCCGCCTCATCCGCGCGCAGAAGCGTTTCCCCAACCGCCCCATTTCCATCGCCCTCATCGACGTGGATAAGTTCAAGGTCTATAACGACAGCAAGGGCCATCAGGCCGGCGATCATCTCCTGGTGATGCTGGGCAACATCTTCACGAGCGAGATCCGCGCCGAGATGGATTCGGCCTACCGCTACGGCGGGGACGAGTTCGTCCTGCTCCTGCCCGATACCAAGATCGACGGCGCCAAGGTCATCTGCGATCGCATCCTGAACGCCTTCCGAAGGCTGCATGCCGAACCCACTTCGCTTTCCATCGGCATCTCGCAATACCTCCCGGGGGATGAAAACAAGGAAACCGCCCACGTGGTCAAGGAATTCCTGCAACGCGCCGACGAGGCGATGTACGCGGTGAAATGCAAAGGCGGGGATGCCATCGGGACCGAGTCGGTGAAAGCGGACGGGATCAGGGAGAGGGGTTAG
- a CDS encoding GNAT family N-acetyltransferase: protein MTVTRVRPMTRADLPAVLDIEAAANPVPWGAPEFEVYLDANAGSGTRAWVWADPVVQGFLCASSAADEAELQSIAVEESHRGTGVGSELMRAFLAWAVASGARTVHLEVREGNARARAFYARWGFAEMGRRPRYYRDNGETALLLSLAV, encoded by the coding sequence GTGACGGTAACCCGCGTGCGACCTATGACGCGCGCCGATCTCCCGGCCGTCCTCGATATCGAAGCGGCCGCCAATCCCGTGCCCTGGGGCGCGCCCGAATTCGAGGTCTACCTGGACGCCAATGCCGGCTCCGGGACGCGGGCCTGGGTCTGGGCCGATCCCGTCGTGCAGGGTTTCCTCTGCGCTTCGTCCGCCGCCGATGAGGCCGAGCTGCAATCCATCGCCGTGGAAGAGTCCCATCGCGGAACGGGCGTAGGATCGGAACTGATGCGGGCATTCCTGGCCTGGGCGGTCGCATCGGGGGCGCGCACGGTACATCTGGAAGTGCGGGAAGGCAATGCGCGCGCGCGCGCCTTTTACGCCCGCTGGGGCTTCGCCGAGATGGGTCGGCGGCCCCGATATTACCGCGACAACGGGGAGACGGCGCTCCTGTTGTCGTTGGCCGTGTAA
- a CDS encoding peptidylprolyl isomerase, translating to MTKAIITTRHGDITLEFLPEVAPNHVKNFVELAKQGFYDGTLFHRVIPDFMIQGGDPNSKNPDKQLHGTGGSGKNVKAEFSKTPHARGVVSMARSASPNSASSQFFIVVADSSHLDNQYSAFGKVVDGLDVVDKIVAEETDHRDNPLEPVAITVKVVEE from the coding sequence ATGACCAAGGCCATCATTACCACCCGCCACGGCGATATCACCCTCGAATTCCTTCCCGAAGTGGCGCCTAACCACGTCAAGAATTTCGTCGAGCTCGCGAAGCAGGGCTTCTACGATGGAACGCTGTTCCACCGCGTGATCCCGGACTTCATGATCCAAGGCGGCGATCCCAACAGCAAGAACCCGGACAAGCAGTTGCATGGCACCGGCGGTTCGGGAAAGAACGTGAAAGCGGAGTTCTCCAAGACTCCCCACGCGCGCGGCGTCGTATCCATGGCCCGTTCGGCCAGCCCGAATTCCGCATCCTCGCAATTCTTCATCGTGGTGGCCGATTCCTCCCATCTCGACAACCAGTATTCCGCCTTCGGCAAGGTGGTAGACGGCCTGGACGTGGTGGATAAGATCGTGGCCGAAGAGACCGATCATCGCGACAACCCCCTGGAACCGGTCGCTATAACCGTCAAGGTCGTCGAGGAGTGA
- a CDS encoding glycosyltransferase family 9 protein — protein sequence MLVLLPHNPGDVVMALQAIRRVKASYPGLPVDYVASEECRSLVEGNPLLRQAFVIPRRAMRAHWDAGDDAGLRSALEEFIAALRATRYVLSANLYQERAGGLLHSQVDAERKIGLEFRDDERFQVGSRWMEHLFAVPVDRAGNPFHAVDLYARAMLRALAGNATPPPPMQAVLSANVLPPLIRPEAARDLVPGEYLAFHPGSAWPGKCWPESHWTGLLTRCARAGMKVALTGAPEERPLAERILAAGPPEARACAVDLCGSTSLLGSAWVHAHARLSITGDTVAMHLAAAAGTPVLALFGPSNPVETGPYGRGHLVIQTDAAPAPDLALDRPHAGLSRLEPGEVAAWVLEGELPAGFPVWETVRDGEADRQILVDRHRWPHPACARGKALARALDASAERPEGTLPAAPAPEGARADLDHILNDGANRPGGWIPDPGYLARLRSAEDALREETPVSLVWEAYRIATNGLAARDFPAHLRARRERFRLALREEAVRSGQ from the coding sequence ATGCTGGTCCTACTGCCCCACAATCCGGGCGACGTGGTCATGGCCCTGCAGGCCATCCGCCGCGTGAAGGCTTCCTATCCCGGCCTGCCGGTCGACTACGTAGCCTCCGAAGAATGCCGCAGCCTGGTCGAAGGAAATCCGCTGCTGCGGCAAGCGTTCGTCATCCCGCGCCGGGCCATGCGGGCGCATTGGGACGCCGGCGATGATGCGGGACTTCGATCCGCATTGGAAGAGTTTATCGCGGCGTTACGCGCAACACGTTACGTTCTATCCGCCAACTTGTACCAGGAACGCGCCGGCGGCTTGCTGCATAGCCAAGTGGACGCGGAAAGGAAGATCGGCCTGGAGTTCCGGGATGACGAACGATTCCAGGTCGGCTCCCGTTGGATGGAGCATCTGTTCGCCGTACCGGTGGATCGCGCGGGCAACCCTTTCCATGCGGTCGATCTCTACGCCCGGGCCATGCTGCGCGCCTTGGCCGGGAACGCCACCCCGCCCCCGCCCATGCAGGCCGTCCTTTCCGCCAACGTGCTTCCGCCCTTGATCCGGCCGGAAGCCGCCCGGGATTTGGTTCCCGGGGAATACCTGGCTTTCCACCCGGGTTCGGCTTGGCCCGGCAAATGCTGGCCGGAGTCCCATTGGACCGGTTTGCTGACGCGCTGCGCCCGCGCCGGGATGAAGGTGGCCCTGACGGGCGCTCCCGAGGAGCGTCCCTTGGCGGAACGGATCCTCGCGGCCGGCCCGCCCGAAGCCCGCGCTTGCGCCGTCGATTTGTGCGGCTCGACCTCGCTTTTGGGATCGGCCTGGGTGCACGCGCATGCCCGCCTATCGATTACCGGCGACACCGTAGCCATGCATTTGGCCGCCGCCGCCGGTACCCCCGTCCTGGCCTTGTTCGGCCCTTCCAATCCCGTGGAGACGGGCCCGTATGGCCGGGGGCATCTGGTGATCCAAACCGATGCGGCGCCCGCGCCCGATCTCGCCCTGGACCGGCCGCATGCGGGCCTGTCGCGCCTGGAACCCGGGGAAGTGGCGGCTTGGGTCCTGGAAGGGGAATTGCCCGCGGGCTTCCCCGTTTGGGAGACCGTCCGCGACGGCGAAGCCGATCGGCAAATCCTGGTCGATCGCCACCGCTGGCCGCATCCCGCCTGCGCTCGCGGCAAGGCCCTGGCCCGCGCGCTGGACGCATCCGCCGAACGGCCGGAAGGGACCTTGCCCGCCGCTCCCGCTCCGGAAGGAGCCCGTGCCGATTTGGATCACATCCTGAACGATGGGGCCAATAGGCCGGGAGGGTGGATCCCGGACCCGGGTTACCTCGCCCGATTACGATCGGCGGAGGACGCCCTGCGGGAGGAAACGCCCGTCAGCTTGGTCTGGGAAGCCTACCGCATCGCTACGAACGGCTTGGCCGCGCGCGATTTCCCCGCCCATCTCCGCGCTCGCCGGGAACGCTTCCGCCTCGCCCTGCGCGAAGAAGCGGTTCGCTCCGGCCAGTAA
- a CDS encoding glycosyltransferase family 2 protein, with translation MSHPTLTVVIPYYNEAGFLPRTLRCFLSQTRLPDQLILIDNGSTDGTEALCRAVLEGAPIRDIAFLREPRPGKTFALAAAEPYVRGDLIAFADADIEYPPRYLEHAARLFAKSGPEVVAVMALYLHTPPQGPTALAYRAVMPILSRFFPTKCLTGGGGQVFRSDAFRRAGGFSGSAWEHVLLDHEIMHRVFKQGTSRYHPAFWCLHSNRRGSRQSVRWNVWERFLYLYMPPFGLDWYFYRYLGPKLGRRKMSQLKLREQKWNRTGGANPSP, from the coding sequence ATGTCCCATCCTACCCTCACGGTCGTCATCCCCTATTACAACGAAGCCGGGTTCCTGCCGCGGACCCTGCGTTGCTTTTTATCCCAAACCCGGCTTCCCGATCAGTTGATCCTGATCGATAACGGTTCCACCGACGGGACGGAGGCCCTATGCCGGGCGGTATTGGAAGGGGCTCCCATCCGGGACATTGCGTTCTTGCGGGAGCCGCGCCCGGGAAAGACTTTCGCCTTGGCCGCGGCCGAGCCCTACGTGCGTGGGGACTTGATCGCTTTCGCCGATGCCGATATCGAGTATCCGCCGCGTTACCTGGAACACGCCGCGCGTTTGTTCGCGAAGTCCGGGCCGGAAGTGGTGGCGGTCATGGCGCTGTACTTGCATACCCCGCCCCAAGGCCCTACCGCCTTGGCGTACCGCGCCGTCATGCCGATCCTCTCCCGCTTCTTCCCCACCAAATGCCTCACCGGCGGGGGAGGGCAGGTGTTCCGCAGCGATGCTTTCCGCCGGGCCGGGGGCTTCTCCGGCTCCGCTTGGGAGCACGTGCTGCTGGATCACGAGATCATGCACCGCGTCTTCAAGCAGGGAACCTCGCGTTACCATCCGGCTTTCTGGTGCCTCCATTCCAATCGGCGCGGAAGCCGCCAGTCGGTGCGCTGGAACGTATGGGAACGCTTCCTATACCTTTACATGCCGCCCTTCGGATTGGATTGGTATTTCTACCGGTACCTGGGGCCCAAGCTGGGCCGTAGGAAAATGTCGCAGTTGAAATTGCGGGAGCAGAAATGGAACCGGACCGGGGGAGCTAACCCCTCTCCCTGA